In one window of Skermanella rosea DNA:
- a CDS encoding cisplatin damage response ATP-dependent DNA ligase, with the protein MKRFAELIDALVFTPSRNGKIRLMADYFSHTPDPERGIALAALTGGLTFTDAKPAALRNLVMTRVDPVLYGWSYDFVGDTAETISLIWPQRPGANHQPTLAEVVETLAETKRADVPRLVERWLDALDAQGRYALIKLITGSLRIGVSARLAKTALAEWGGQNVDDIEEVWHGLTPPYLPLFAWLEGREERPAVGEGAGFRPLMLANPLEDEDIAALGADLYRAEWKWDGIRVQLVAKGGECRIYSRTGDDIGPAFPDMLEAMAFDAVLDGELLVLRDGAVAPFNDLQQRLNRKTVTARMLLDFPAHVRLYDILFDGPEDLRQLGFEERRRRLEDWYARTGPRRMDLSPMLPFSTWGELAELRNGARESSIEGLMLKRFDSAYVAGRPKGPWFKWKRGPLTLDTVLMYAQRGHGKRSSFYSDYTFGAWKGDELVPVGKAYSGFTDEELGMLDRWVRNHTTRRYGPVREVEQGLVLEVAFDSVHRSTRHKSGVAMRFPRVARIRWDKPPAEADRLETLEKLIVE; encoded by the coding sequence GTGAAGCGGTTCGCCGAACTGATCGACGCCCTGGTCTTCACCCCGTCGCGCAACGGCAAGATCCGGCTGATGGCGGACTATTTCAGCCATACGCCCGACCCGGAACGGGGCATCGCGCTGGCCGCGCTGACCGGCGGCCTGACCTTCACCGACGCCAAGCCGGCGGCGCTCCGCAACCTCGTGATGACGCGGGTCGATCCGGTGCTCTACGGCTGGTCCTACGACTTCGTCGGCGACACGGCGGAAACCATTTCCCTGATCTGGCCGCAGCGCCCCGGCGCCAACCACCAGCCGACCCTGGCGGAGGTGGTCGAGACGCTGGCCGAGACCAAGCGCGCCGACGTGCCCCGGCTGGTCGAGCGCTGGCTCGACGCGCTGGACGCCCAGGGCCGCTACGCCCTGATCAAGCTGATCACCGGCTCGCTGCGGATCGGCGTCTCGGCCCGTCTGGCCAAGACGGCGCTGGCCGAGTGGGGCGGGCAGAATGTCGACGACATCGAGGAGGTCTGGCACGGCCTGACGCCGCCCTACCTGCCGCTGTTCGCCTGGCTGGAAGGGCGGGAGGAGCGGCCCGCCGTCGGCGAGGGGGCCGGCTTCCGCCCCCTGATGCTGGCGAACCCGCTGGAGGACGAGGACATCGCCGCGCTGGGCGCCGACCTCTACCGGGCGGAATGGAAGTGGGACGGCATCCGGGTGCAGCTCGTCGCCAAGGGCGGCGAGTGCCGGATCTATTCGCGGACCGGCGACGACATCGGCCCGGCCTTTCCCGACATGCTGGAGGCGATGGCGTTCGACGCCGTCCTGGACGGCGAACTTCTGGTGCTGCGCGACGGCGCCGTGGCGCCGTTCAACGACCTTCAGCAGCGCCTCAACCGCAAGACCGTGACCGCCAGGATGCTGCTGGACTTCCCGGCCCATGTCCGGCTCTACGACATCCTGTTCGACGGGCCGGAGGATCTGCGGCAGCTCGGTTTCGAGGAGCGCCGCCGCCGGCTGGAGGACTGGTATGCCCGGACCGGCCCGCGCCGGATGGACCTGTCCCCCATGCTGCCCTTCTCGACCTGGGGCGAGCTGGCGGAGCTTCGCAACGGCGCGCGGGAGAGCTCCATCGAGGGGCTGATGCTGAAGCGGTTCGACAGCGCCTATGTCGCCGGCCGGCCGAAGGGGCCGTGGTTCAAGTGGAAGCGCGGGCCGCTGACGCTGGACACCGTGCTGATGTACGCCCAGCGCGGCCACGGCAAGCGGTCGTCCTTCTATTCGGACTACACGTTCGGCGCCTGGAAGGGCGACGAACTGGTGCCGGTCGGCAAGGCCTATTCCGGCTTCACCGACGAGGAGCTGGGAATGCTGGACCGCTGGGTGCGCAACCATACCACCCGGCGCTACGGCCCTGTGCGCGAGGTCGAGCAGGGGCTGGTGCTGGAGGTGGCGTTCGACAGCGTCCACCGCTCGACGCGCCACAAGAGCGGGGTCGCCATGCGCTTCCCGCGCGTCGCCCGCATCCGTTGGGACAAGCCGCCGGCCGAGGCCGACCGGCTGGAGACCCTGGAAAAGCTGATCGTGGAGTAG
- a CDS encoding ligase-associated DNA damage response exonuclease has product MTAPTALPEAWPPESWIKVLPQGLYVEPGDFFVDPVRPAARAVITHGHADHARPNNERVLATPDTLAIMHARYGEAAGGSLQPLPYGETVRIGEVDVRFVPAGHVLGSAQAVMEYRGCRIVVSGDYKRRADPTCAPFEPVPCDVFVTEATFGLPVFRHPPDGGEIARLLHSVELFPERSHVVGAYALGKCQRVIALIRKAGYDKPIFLHGAHIPLCNLYRELGVDLGDLVPATGLKKDAFVGHIVMAPPSAVADRWARRLPDPVVAMASGWMTVRQRARQRGVELPLVISDHADWDELCMTIEEVGAPEVWVTHGREEALVHYATGRGIRARALALVGFDEEGQGEEQGELPDLEQPPAAGAAPAQGALL; this is encoded by the coding sequence ATGACCGCTCCGACCGCTCTTCCAGAAGCTTGGCCTCCCGAATCCTGGATCAAGGTGCTGCCCCAGGGTCTCTATGTCGAACCCGGCGACTTCTTCGTCGACCCGGTGCGCCCGGCCGCGCGCGCCGTGATCACCCACGGTCACGCCGACCATGCCCGCCCCAACAACGAACGGGTGCTCGCGACCCCCGACACCTTGGCGATCATGCACGCCCGCTACGGCGAGGCCGCCGGCGGATCGCTCCAACCGCTGCCCTACGGCGAGACGGTGCGCATCGGCGAGGTGGACGTCCGGTTCGTCCCGGCCGGCCACGTGCTGGGCAGCGCCCAGGCGGTAATGGAGTACCGGGGCTGCAGGATCGTCGTCTCGGGCGACTACAAGCGCCGGGCCGATCCGACCTGCGCGCCGTTCGAGCCGGTGCCCTGCGACGTGTTCGTGACCGAGGCGACCTTCGGCCTGCCGGTGTTCCGCCACCCGCCGGACGGCGGCGAGATCGCGCGTCTGCTCCACTCGGTCGAGCTGTTCCCGGAGCGCAGCCACGTGGTCGGCGCCTACGCGCTCGGCAAATGCCAGCGGGTGATCGCCCTGATCCGCAAGGCCGGCTACGACAAGCCGATCTTCCTGCACGGCGCGCACATCCCGCTGTGCAACCTCTACCGGGAGCTGGGGGTGGACCTCGGCGACTTGGTGCCGGCGACCGGGCTGAAGAAGGACGCCTTCGTCGGCCATATCGTGATGGCGCCGCCCTCGGCGGTGGCGGACCGCTGGGCCCGCCGACTGCCCGACCCCGTGGTCGCCATGGCGTCGGGCTGGATGACGGTGCGCCAGCGGGCCCGGCAGCGCGGAGTCGAGCTGCCGCTGGTGATCTCGGACCATGCCGACTGGGACGAGCTGTGCATGACCATCGAGGAAGTCGGCGCTCCCGAGGTGTGGGTGACCCACGGGCGGGAGGAGGCGCTCGTCCACTACGCCACCGGCCGGGGCATCCGCGCCCGCGCCCTGGCGCTGGTCGGCTTCGACGAGGAGGGCCAGGGGGAGGAGCAGGGGGAGCTTCCCGACCTGGAGCAGCCGCCGGCGGCAGGGGCGGCCCCGGCCCAGGGGGCGCTGCTGTGA
- a CDS encoding carbohydrate kinase family protein, whose product MEPTVACIGAAHIDRKATAAGPVVPGSSNPVSMRVGMGGVARNVAENLARLGLSVTMVSRVGADREGDSVLQGLADAGIGTEDCTRSAASPTASYTALLDRGGELVVGLADMAIYDELTVELIEPLLPRLERIPVWFIDCNLPAESLRLLLRRKPEGCTVYVDCVSVAKAARLQGILRGIDTLFANGDEAAYLSHVPIRAPLDVCEAGYRLMCNGVGSVVITRGQEGAFVASPFDYDFFLPPPVDVNEVTGAGDALVAGVIFGRIGGHSMEDSMRIGLACAAWAVEAAETVNPALNADLAIERAGLLRKSA is encoded by the coding sequence ATGGAGCCCACCGTCGCCTGCATCGGTGCAGCGCATATCGACCGCAAGGCCACGGCTGCCGGCCCGGTCGTCCCGGGAAGCTCCAATCCCGTCAGCATGCGGGTGGGAATGGGCGGGGTCGCCCGCAACGTGGCGGAGAACTTGGCCCGCCTCGGCCTTTCGGTGACGATGGTCAGCCGGGTCGGCGCAGACCGCGAGGGCGACTCGGTGCTCCAGGGCTTGGCCGACGCGGGCATCGGGACGGAAGATTGCACCCGCTCCGCCGCCTCGCCGACGGCCTCCTACACCGCCCTGCTCGACCGCGGCGGCGAACTGGTGGTCGGGCTGGCCGACATGGCGATCTACGACGAGCTGACGGTCGAGTTGATCGAGCCGCTGCTGCCCCGCCTGGAGCGCATCCCGGTCTGGTTCATCGACTGCAACCTGCCGGCGGAGTCGCTCCGCCTGCTGCTGCGCCGCAAGCCGGAGGGCTGCACCGTCTACGTGGACTGCGTCTCGGTCGCCAAGGCGGCCAGGCTCCAGGGCATCCTGCGCGGGATCGACACGCTGTTCGCCAACGGGGACGAGGCGGCCTATCTCTCCCACGTGCCGATCCGCGCGCCGCTGGACGTGTGCGAGGCCGGCTACCGCCTGATGTGCAACGGCGTGGGCAGCGTGGTGATCACCCGCGGCCAGGAAGGGGCCTTCGTCGCCTCCCCCTTCGACTACGACTTCTTCCTGCCGCCGCCGGTCGATGTGAACGAGGTGACGGGCGCCGGCGACGCGCTGGTGGCGGGGGTGATCTTCGGCCGGATCGGCGGCCATTCCATGGAGGACTCGATGCGGATCGGCCTCGCCTGCGCCGCCTGGGCGGTGGAGGCCGCCGAAACGGTGAATCCCGCGCTCAACGCCGATCTGGCCATCGAACGCGCGGGACTTTTGCGGAAATCCGCGTAG
- a CDS encoding pseudouridine-5'-phosphate glycosidase yields the protein MHDYLAIHPEVAEALQARKAVVALESTIISHGMPYPRNVETARLVEKTIRDGGAVPATIAVLDGRIRIGLTDDDLEHLGNSQAQGREVMKLSRRDLPVALATRADGATTVAATMICAALADISVFATGGIGGVHRGAESTLDISADLDELATTNVAVVCAGAKAILDLPKTVEYLETRGVPVLGYGTDELPAFYTRSSGIRLASRCDSPAMVARILRAKWQLGLNGGAVIANPIPQSAALDQEFVDGAIARALADADAQGVKGKDVTPFLLSRLEELTGGASLEANIALVRNNAAVAASIAHAYAELSAETALPPKPHLTRTRPWY from the coding sequence ATGCACGATTACCTTGCCATCCACCCCGAGGTCGCCGAGGCGCTCCAGGCCAGAAAGGCCGTGGTCGCGCTGGAATCGACCATCATTTCCCACGGCATGCCCTATCCGCGGAACGTGGAGACGGCCCGCCTCGTGGAAAAGACCATCCGCGACGGCGGCGCCGTCCCGGCGACGATCGCGGTGCTCGACGGCCGCATCCGGATCGGCCTGACCGACGACGACCTGGAGCATCTCGGCAACAGCCAAGCCCAGGGCCGCGAGGTCATGAAGCTGAGCCGGCGCGACCTGCCGGTGGCGCTCGCCACCCGCGCCGACGGCGCCACCACGGTCGCCGCCACCATGATCTGCGCCGCGCTGGCCGACATCTCGGTCTTCGCCACCGGCGGCATCGGCGGCGTACACCGGGGCGCGGAAAGCACGCTCGACATCTCCGCCGACCTGGACGAGCTGGCGACCACCAACGTCGCGGTGGTCTGCGCCGGCGCCAAGGCGATCCTCGACCTGCCCAAGACGGTCGAATACCTGGAGACCCGAGGCGTCCCCGTGCTGGGCTACGGCACCGACGAGCTGCCGGCCTTCTACACCCGCTCCAGCGGCATCAGGCTGGCGTCCCGCTGCGACAGCCCGGCGATGGTCGCCCGCATCCTGCGCGCCAAGTGGCAGCTCGGCCTGAACGGCGGCGCCGTCATCGCCAACCCGATCCCGCAATCGGCGGCGCTCGACCAGGAGTTCGTCGACGGCGCCATCGCCCGGGCGCTGGCCGATGCCGACGCGCAGGGCGTCAAGGGCAAGGACGTGACCCCGTTCCTGCTGTCCCGCCTGGAGGAACTGACCGGCGGCGCCAGCCTGGAGGCCAACATAGCATTGGTCCGCAACAACGCGGCGGTCGCTGCCTCCATCGCCCACGCCTATGCCGAGCTGAGCGCGGAAACGGCGCTGCCGCCGAAGCCGCACCTGACGCGGACGCGGCCCTGGTACTGA
- a CDS encoding ANTAR domain-containing response regulator — MRLLVVDENPERSDVVLSGLKEAGYDVVATISKDDDLREGIRAHRPDLVIIDLESPYRDYLENLITINRENPRPIAMFVAQEDSTLINEAIETGVSVYVADGLSPKMVKSILQIAIVQFTKFRRLQEELDRSKTALADRKVVERAKGLLMAHKGVTEEEAYRFLRKLAMDQNKRLAEIAENILSLSRLFKG, encoded by the coding sequence TTGCGCCTTCTGGTCGTCGACGAGAACCCCGAGAGGTCCGATGTCGTCCTGTCCGGCCTCAAGGAGGCCGGTTACGACGTGGTCGCCACCATCAGCAAGGACGACGACCTGCGCGAGGGCATCAGGGCCCACCGGCCGGACCTGGTCATCATCGACCTGGAGTCACCCTACCGCGACTATCTGGAGAACCTGATCACGATCAACCGCGAGAACCCGCGGCCGATCGCGATGTTCGTTGCCCAGGAAGACAGCACGCTCATCAACGAGGCGATCGAGACCGGGGTCAGCGTCTATGTCGCCGACGGGCTCAGCCCGAAGATGGTCAAGTCGATCCTCCAGATCGCGATCGTGCAGTTCACCAAGTTCCGCAGGCTCCAGGAGGAACTGGACAGGTCCAAGACGGCGCTGGCCGACCGCAAGGTGGTCGAGCGGGCCAAGGGCCTGCTGATGGCGCACAAGGGCGTGACCGAAGAAGAGGCATACCGCTTCCTCCGCAAGCTCGCCATGGACCAGAACAAGCGCCTCGCGGAGATCGCGGAGAACATCCTGTCGCTCTCCCGACTGTTCAAGGGCTGA
- a CDS encoding CmpA/NrtA family ABC transporter substrate-binding protein has product MSKDPALFTSKLTARQDRRGILKAGASLAGTAALLSAIRAATPAGAWAAGTDGIEKPKLTLGFIPLTDCAPLVIASEKGFFKKHGLDVALSKEASWANIRDKVMIGALDGAHMLAGMPLAATLGIGAIQKPTVTGFSMDLNGNAITVSTALYDRMVEIDPDTMRKHPVGAAALKKVIDADRKAGKEPLTFAMVFPVSTHNYELRYWMASAGIDPDEDVRLIVIPPPQMVANLQAGNIQGYCVGEPWNARAVQAGIGRTLVTNYDIWNNKIEKVFGVNQDWADANPNTHKALIRALIETAQWMDEPGNRMEVVEIVSQKAYVNAPADVVKMSMTGTFQYAPKEPALPMPDFNVFHRYAANFPWRSQAVWYLTQMARWGQIEQPINFARTAEAVFRTDIYREAAKELGVPYPTVDWKSEGTRSEPWVLADATRPIAMGPDRFLDGRTFDPADPVGYLRGFEVSKPRIDLDALAQANV; this is encoded by the coding sequence ATGTCCAAGGACCCTGCACTGTTCACCTCCAAGCTCACCGCCCGGCAGGACCGCCGCGGCATCCTCAAGGCCGGTGCCTCGCTCGCCGGCACCGCCGCACTGCTCTCCGCGATCAGGGCGGCCACCCCGGCGGGCGCCTGGGCGGCCGGCACCGACGGGATCGAGAAGCCGAAGCTGACCCTGGGCTTCATCCCGCTGACCGACTGCGCGCCGCTGGTGATCGCCTCCGAAAAGGGCTTCTTCAAGAAGCATGGCCTGGACGTGGCGCTGTCCAAGGAGGCGTCCTGGGCGAATATCCGCGACAAGGTGATGATCGGGGCGCTCGACGGCGCGCACATGCTGGCCGGCATGCCGCTCGCCGCGACGCTCGGCATCGGCGCGATCCAGAAGCCGACGGTCACCGGGTTCTCCATGGACCTCAACGGCAACGCCATCACCGTTTCGACGGCCCTCTACGACCGCATGGTCGAGATCGACCCCGACACCATGAGAAAGCACCCGGTCGGCGCCGCCGCCCTGAAGAAGGTGATCGATGCCGACAGGAAGGCCGGCAAGGAGCCGCTGACCTTCGCCATGGTCTTCCCGGTCAGCACCCACAATTACGAACTGCGCTACTGGATGGCGTCGGCCGGGATCGATCCGGACGAGGATGTCCGCCTGATCGTGATCCCCCCGCCGCAGATGGTCGCCAACCTCCAGGCCGGCAACATCCAGGGCTACTGCGTCGGCGAGCCGTGGAACGCGCGCGCCGTGCAGGCCGGGATCGGCCGCACCCTGGTGACGAACTACGACATCTGGAACAACAAGATCGAGAAGGTCTTCGGCGTCAACCAGGACTGGGCCGACGCCAACCCCAACACCCACAAGGCCCTGATCCGCGCGCTGATCGAGACGGCGCAGTGGATGGACGAGCCGGGCAACAGGATGGAGGTGGTCGAGATCGTCTCGCAGAAGGCCTACGTCAACGCCCCGGCCGACGTGGTCAAGATGTCGATGACCGGCACCTTCCAGTACGCGCCCAAGGAACCGGCGCTGCCGATGCCGGACTTCAACGTGTTCCACCGCTACGCCGCCAACTTCCCGTGGCGCAGCCAGGCCGTATGGTACCTGACCCAGATGGCGCGCTGGGGCCAGATCGAGCAGCCCATCAATTTCGCCAGGACCGCCGAGGCGGTGTTCCGCACCGACATCTATCGCGAGGCCGCCAAGGAACTGGGCGTCCCCTACCCGACCGTGGACTGGAAGTCGGAAGGGACCCGCTCGGAGCCTTGGGTCCTGGCGGACGCGACCCGGCCCATCGCCATGGGACCGGACCGCTTCCTCGACGGCCGAACCTTCGATCCGGCCGATCCCGTGGGCTACCTGCGCGGCTTCGAGGTCTCCAAGCCCAGGATCGACCTGGACGCTCTCGCCCAGGCGAACGTCTGA
- the ntrB gene encoding nitrate ABC transporter permease, producing MTSVPVDETTRSPAVQPQSSLPAAPSAAARLRERVFQALPDIVLPAITLLVVLLAWHLVATNLGGGFPGIGETWDRGVELLSDPFYSNGPNDMGLFWQVLYSLGRVMAGFLLAALVGVPVGFLMGSSAIFRKGWAPLIQILRPVSPLAWLPIGLLLFRAVDPSAIFVIFITSIWPMILNTAAGVEAIPNDYRNVAAVLRLNRIEMVRHILLPATLPHVLTGMRLSLGIAWMVIVAAEMLTGGIGIGFFVWDEWNNLNVSSIIVAIVVIGLVGILLDLGMTLIQRRFDHSKR from the coding sequence ATGACCAGCGTCCCGGTGGACGAGACCACGCGCTCGCCCGCAGTCCAGCCACAATCCTCCCTTCCCGCAGCCCCGTCGGCAGCGGCCCGCCTCCGCGAACGGGTGTTCCAGGCTCTGCCCGACATCGTGCTGCCGGCCATCACCCTGCTGGTGGTCCTGCTGGCGTGGCACCTGGTGGCCACCAACCTGGGCGGCGGCTTTCCCGGCATCGGGGAGACGTGGGACCGCGGCGTCGAGCTGCTGTCCGACCCGTTCTACAGCAACGGCCCCAACGACATGGGGCTGTTCTGGCAGGTGCTCTATTCCCTGGGCCGCGTGATGGCGGGTTTCCTGCTGGCGGCCCTGGTGGGGGTTCCGGTCGGGTTCCTGATGGGCTCCAGCGCGATCTTCCGCAAGGGCTGGGCGCCGCTGATTCAGATCCTGCGGCCGGTCAGCCCGCTGGCCTGGCTGCCGATCGGCCTGCTGCTGTTCCGGGCGGTCGATCCCTCGGCGATCTTCGTGATCTTCATCACCAGCATCTGGCCGATGATCCTGAACACCGCTGCCGGGGTCGAGGCGATCCCCAACGACTACCGCAACGTCGCCGCCGTCCTGCGACTGAACCGGATCGAGATGGTCCGCCACATCCTGCTGCCCGCCACCCTGCCCCACGTGCTGACCGGCATGCGCCTGTCCCTGGGCATCGCCTGGATGGTCATCGTGGCGGCCGAGATGCTGACCGGCGGCATCGGCATCGGCTTCTTCGTCTGGGACGAATGGAACAACCTGAACGTGTCGAGCATCATCGTCGCCATCGTCGTGATCGGGCTGGTCGGCATCCTGCTGGATCTGGGCATGACCCTGATCCAGCGCCGCTTCGACCACAGCAAGCGCTGA
- a CDS encoding ABC transporter ATP-binding protein produces the protein MTAYLSIEGVGITFNPRKSPVPAVRDVDLKIARGEFVSIIGHSGCGKSTVLNIVAGLLKPTLGGVFLEGKLVDAPGPDRAVVFQNHSLLPWLTVYDNVRLAVDKVFGKTRGAQERHDWTLHNLNLVGMAHAVAKHPSEISGGMKQRVGIARALAMEPKVLLMDEPFGALDALNRARLQDALMQIQTALRNTVVMITHDVDEAVLLSDRIVMMTNGPAATIGEVLDIPLERPRKRLDLADDATYAHCRGEVLRFLYARHRPADADAA, from the coding sequence ATGACCGCATATCTCAGCATCGAAGGCGTCGGCATCACCTTCAATCCCCGCAAGTCGCCGGTTCCCGCCGTGCGCGACGTGGACCTCAAGATCGCCCGGGGCGAGTTCGTCAGCATCATCGGCCATTCCGGCTGCGGCAAGTCCACCGTGCTGAACATCGTCGCCGGCCTGCTGAAGCCGACGCTGGGCGGGGTCTTCCTGGAAGGGAAACTGGTCGACGCACCGGGCCCCGACCGGGCCGTGGTGTTCCAGAACCACTCCCTGCTGCCCTGGCTGACCGTCTACGACAATGTCCGGCTGGCCGTGGACAAGGTGTTCGGCAAGACCCGCGGCGCGCAGGAGCGCCACGACTGGACCCTGCACAACCTGAACCTGGTCGGCATGGCGCACGCCGTCGCCAAGCATCCGTCCGAGATTTCCGGCGGCATGAAGCAGCGGGTCGGCATCGCCCGGGCCCTGGCGATGGAGCCCAAGGTGCTGCTGATGGACGAGCCGTTCGGCGCGCTCGACGCCCTCAACCGCGCCCGGCTCCAGGATGCCCTGATGCAGATCCAGACCGCCCTGCGCAACACCGTCGTCATGATCACCCACGACGTGGACGAGGCGGTGCTGCTGTCCGACCGCATCGTGATGATGACCAACGGCCCCGCCGCCACCATAGGCGAAGTGCTGGACATCCCGCTGGAGCGTCCGCGCAAGCGCCTCGACCTGGCCGACGACGCGACCTACGCCCACTGCCGCGGCGAGGTGCTGCGCTTCCTCTACGCCCGGCATCGCCCCGCCGACGCCGACGCCGCCTGA
- the nirB gene encoding nitrite reductase large subunit NirB: MMARTRERLVVVGNGMAGIRTVEELLKRDPDRYDITVFGAEPHVNYNRIMLSPVLAGEKTFDQIVLNDRSWYERNGITLLTGEKVETIDREARTVTSVGGRTVGYDRLLLATGSDPFIIPVPGHGLPGVVTFRDMFDVEAMLRKAADGGRHAVVIGGGLLGLEAANGLAVNGMKVTVIHLMGTIMERQLDEAAGFLLQRELEDRGIDVMTNADTKAVLGDGHVTGVLLKDGREIPADLVVMAVGIRPSTGLAKAAGLAVERGVVVDDHMATSDPAILAVGECVQHRGATYGLVAPLWEMARVCADQLAGRRDSAYAGSVTSTKLKVTGIDVFSAGDFGGGKDCEDIVFRDAARGVYKRIVLKGDRIAGAVLYGDTKDGAWYFQMLREAENVAPLRETLIFGQGFGGQGFGGQGFGGAAANPKAAVAALSDGAEICGCNGVCKGAITRAIADKGLTTLDDVRSHTKASASCGSCTGLVEQLLELTLGDGYQAAAAAKPLCKCTHHPHDDVRRLIVAGELKSIPAVMQALEWKTANGCHVCRPALNYYLLAAWPGEYRDDYQSRFVNERVHANIQKDGTYSVVPRMWGGLTSAKELRAIADVVDKFAIPTVKVTGGQRIDLFGVKKEDLPAVWRDLNDAGMVSGHAYAKGLRTVKTCVGSEWCRFGTQDSTGMGVKLERMTWGTWTPHKVKLAVSGCPRNCAEATIKDFGVVAVDSGWELYVAGNGGMKVRECDFLTKVETEEQVLEYCGAFLQLYREEARYLDRTAPWVERVGLDYVKRRVVEDGEGRRALFARFQFSQMFSQTDPWEERASRGIDSHEFAPLATVG, translated from the coding sequence ATGATGGCAAGAACCAGGGAACGCCTCGTCGTCGTCGGCAACGGCATGGCCGGCATCCGCACCGTCGAGGAACTGCTCAAGCGCGATCCCGACCGCTACGACATCACCGTGTTCGGCGCAGAGCCCCACGTGAACTACAACCGCATCATGCTCTCCCCGGTGCTGGCCGGCGAGAAGACCTTCGACCAGATCGTCCTGAACGACCGTTCCTGGTACGAACGGAACGGCATCACCCTGCTGACCGGCGAGAAGGTCGAGACGATCGACCGGGAGGCCCGGACGGTGACCTCGGTCGGCGGCAGGACGGTCGGCTACGACCGGCTGCTGCTGGCGACAGGGTCGGACCCCTTCATCATCCCGGTGCCCGGCCACGGCCTGCCCGGCGTGGTGACCTTTCGCGACATGTTCGACGTGGAGGCCATGCTGAGGAAGGCGGCCGACGGCGGCAGGCACGCCGTCGTGATCGGCGGCGGCCTGCTCGGCCTGGAAGCGGCCAACGGGCTGGCGGTCAACGGCATGAAGGTGACCGTGATCCACCTGATGGGCACGATCATGGAACGCCAGCTCGACGAGGCCGCGGGCTTCCTGCTCCAGCGGGAACTGGAGGACCGCGGCATCGACGTGATGACGAATGCCGACACCAAGGCCGTCCTGGGCGATGGACACGTGACCGGCGTGCTGCTGAAGGACGGGCGCGAGATCCCGGCCGACCTGGTGGTCATGGCGGTCGGCATCCGGCCGAGCACCGGGCTGGCGAAGGCCGCCGGCCTCGCGGTCGAGCGCGGCGTCGTGGTGGACGACCATATGGCGACCTCCGACCCCGCCATCCTGGCGGTCGGCGAGTGCGTCCAGCACCGCGGGGCGACCTATGGCCTGGTGGCGCCGCTGTGGGAGATGGCCCGGGTCTGCGCCGACCAGCTCGCGGGCAGGCGGGACTCCGCCTATGCCGGCTCGGTCACCAGCACCAAGCTGAAGGTGACCGGCATCGACGTGTTCTCGGCCGGCGACTTCGGCGGCGGCAAGGATTGCGAGGACATCGTCTTCCGCGACGCCGCGCGCGGCGTCTACAAGCGCATCGTGCTGAAGGGGGACAGGATCGCCGGCGCCGTGCTGTACGGCGACACCAAGGACGGGGCTTGGTATTTCCAGATGCTGCGCGAGGCGGAGAACGTCGCCCCCTTGCGCGAAACCCTGATCTTCGGCCAGGGATTCGGGGGCCAGGGATTCGGGGGCCAGGGCTTCGGGGGTGCCGCCGCAAACCCTAAGGCCGCCGTTGCCGCCCTCTCCGACGGTGCGGAGATCTGCGGCTGCAACGGCGTGTGCAAGGGCGCCATCACCAGGGCCATCGCCGACAAGGGCCTGACCACGCTGGACGACGTGCGGTCGCACACAAAGGCGTCCGCCTCCTGCGGATCCTGCACCGGGCTGGTCGAGCAGTTGCTGGAGCTGACGCTCGGCGACGGTTACCAAGCCGCCGCGGCCGCCAAGCCCCTCTGCAAATGCACCCACCATCCCCACGACGACGTGCGCCGGCTGATCGTGGCGGGGGAGCTGAAGAGCATCCCGGCGGTGATGCAGGCGCTGGAATGGAAGACAGCCAACGGCTGCCATGTCTGCCGGCCGGCGCTCAACTACTACCTGCTGGCGGCATGGCCGGGCGAGTACCGGGACGATTACCAGTCCCGCTTCGTCAACGAGCGGGTCCACGCCAACATCCAGAAGGACGGCACATATTCGGTCGTGCCGCGGATGTGGGGCGGCCTGACCTCCGCCAAGGAGCTGCGGGCCATCGCCGACGTGGTGGACAAGTTCGCCATCCCCACGGTCAAGGTCACCGGCGGCCAGCGGATCGACCTGTTCGGCGTGAAGAAGGAAGACCTTCCCGCCGTCTGGAGGGACCTGAACGACGCCGGCATGGTCTCCGGCCACGCCTATGCCAAGGGGCTGCGGACCGTGAAGACCTGCGTCGGGTCCGAATGGTGCCGGTTCGGCACCCAGGACTCCACCGGCATGGGCGTCAAGCTGGAGCGGATGACCTGGGGCACCTGGACGCCGCACAAGGTCAAGCTGGCGGTGTCGGGCTGCCCGCGCAATTGCGCCGAGGCGACGATCAAGGATTTCGGCGTCGTCGCGGTGGACAGCGGCTGGGAGCTTTACGTCGCCGGCAACGGCGGCATGAAGGTCCGCGAATGCGACTTCCTGACCAAGGTCGAGACCGAGGAACAGGTGCTGGAGTATTGCGGGGCCTTCCTTCAGCTCTACCGGGAGGAGGCGCGATACCTGGACCGGACGGCGCCGTGGGTCGAGCGGGTCGGCCTCGACTATGTGAAAAGGCGGGTGGTCGAGGACGGCGAGGGCCGGCGCGCCCTGTTCGCCCGCTTCCAGTTCTCGCAGATGTTCTCGCAGACCGACCCTTGGGAGGAGCGCGCTTCCCGGGGCATCGACTCCCACGAGTTCGCGCCGCTCGCGACGGTAGGGTGA